From the genome of Mucilaginibacter paludis DSM 18603:
CAGCAAGGTTATCTGGAGCGTTTTTTTGTTGCCGAATTGAGCAATGGGAACCAGGTTAGTGTGGCTGCCAAACGTTTTTGCAGTATAGTTGATGAAGAAGCTGGGGCTATCCGCTATAGTATAACCCCGCTTAATTTTAGCGGTGAGGTTAAAATAATGCCTTTTATAGATGGGGATGTGTCCAACTACGATGCCAATTATGATGAGAAGTTTTGGGATCATGTTGACCAGCAAGCTGCCGGGCTGGATACTTACCTGATGCTGGAAACCCGGAAAACCAATTTTGTAGTTTGCACAGGCAGCCGCTTTGCAGTTCATCAAAACGGCCAACTCGTAGCTGTAGAGGCTCAACCCATTTTAAAGGATAAATATGTGGCATCGGTATTTACGTTGAACCTGGTACAGGGGCAGGAGACCGTGATTTATAAATACGCTGCTAATGTATCATCACAAAACTATGCTCCGGAAGATTTGCCAGGCGCTTGTAAAGCTGTCATAGATCGTGTAGCTGCCAAAGGTTTTGAAACCATGCTGCAAGAACAGGCTGATGCCTGGCAAAAAAAATGGGATGAAAGTGATATTGTAATTGAGGGGGATGTTTCGGCACAGCAGGGCATCCGTTTCAATATTTTTCAATTGAGCCAAACCTATACCGGCAAAGATGCCCGCTTAAACATAGGGCCTAAGGGTTTTACGGGCGAAAAGTACGGAGGCTCAACCTATTGGGATACCGAAGCTTATTGCGTGCCCTTTTACCTGGCTACGGCGCCGCAACAGGTAACTAAAAACCTGCTGGTTTACCGGTACAATCAGTTGGGTAAGGCCATAGAGAATGCCACCAAGCTCGGTTTTAACAAGGGAGCGGCTTTATACCCTATGGTTACCATGAACGGGGAGGAATGCCATAACGAATGGGAGATTACTTTTGAGGAGATCCACCGCAATGGCGCCATAGCCTACGCTATATTTAACTATATCCGTTATACCGGCGATCAGGACTATCTGGTAGATTACGGTTTGGAAGTTTTAATCGGTATTGCCCGTTTCTGGAAACAGCGTGTTAACTGGAGCAATGCCAAAAAACAGTATGTCATGCTGGGAGTAACTGGCCCCAACGAATACGAGAATAACATTAACAACAACTGGTACACCAGTACGCTGGCTACCTGGTGCATGGGCTACGCCATAGAGGCGCTTAACTACGTAAAGGCCCAGGCTGCGGATAAATGCCAGGCACTTTTAGGCCGTTTAAACTTTAACGAAGCTGATGAAACCGGCGCCTGGCAGCACATTATTGATAACATGTACTATGCCGAAGATAAGGAGCATGGCATTTACTTGCAGCAGGATGGTTTTTTAGATAAGGAAATTATCCATGTTAAAGATCTGGACCCATCGCAGCGGCCGCTCAATCAGAAATGGAGCTGGGACAGGATACTGAGATCGTGCTTTATTAAACAGGCGGACGTACTGCAGGGGTTTTATTTTTTCAGGGATCAATACGATATAGATACGCTCAGGCGCAATTATAATTTTTATGAACCCTTAACAGTTCACGAGAGTTCGCTTTCGCCTTGTATACATGCTATTTTAGCCTCCAGGTTGGACTTAGCTGATGATGCCTATAACTTTTACCTCCGCACATCAAGGCTCGACCTGGACGATTATAATAACGATACCGAGGATGGCCTGCATATCACCTCAATGGCGGGTACATGGATGAGCGTGGTAGAGGGTTTTGCCGGTATGCACGTTCAGGATGATACGCTAAAATTTGAGCCTTTTTTACCGGCTAAGTGGAAATCGTTTTCGTTTAACGTAGGCTTCAGGAAAAATACGTTAAATGTGAAAATTGTTGCTGATGGCGTACGTATCACCAACCTATCCGGTAGCGCGCTTAGTGTTAATGTATTTGATAAGCCGGTTTTAATTGAAGCAGGAGCTGAGGCTTTTGTTGTACGATGATTGGAGATTGTTGTTTTTAAATTGTTGACAATCAGCATAAAATCGTCATTGCGAGGAACGAAGCAATCTCTACTAAGGCAGAGCGGCCATCTAAGTTCGCCCTGTATAGTTTAGAGATTGCTTCGTCGTGCCTCCTTATAATGATGTCTTAAATCCTTGATTATCAATGCGTATATTTTGCGCGTATAATCAGTATTCTTTAATTTAGAACATCGGCCCGCTCAAACGCCGCGGGAAGGGCTTTGTTCTTTTTGTCTTGACACAAAAAGAACCAAAAAAGTCAAGACTGCCCGATCCTTCTGCCCACAGGCCAACTCCCGGCCCGGCGTGCAGTCTGGCCATTGCGCACTTTCTTTCTACACCTAACAGGCTGCAAGGTTCAAACGGCATCTCTGCTTTTTTCCGGTTGGCCAGTGACTTACTCGGATAAAAGGTTTTGCACATAAAAAAAGGGTGTCATGCTGAGCCTGTCGAAGCACGTTGTGGTGGCCTCTGCAAGCGGCATTCCGCTTTCATTTAGCGCTTAAGGGCCCACCAGTAAAAAAAATCGTAATGACATAGTTTTTTATGCTTTTCAAAGCATTATTCTATATCTTTTTCGGCAGGATCTATTTTATAATGCTATTTATACATTGACCTATAGTTTTTTAGTATAAGTACAAAAAAAGCCGCTCCGGGTACCCGGAGCGGCTTTCAATTTATTAAGTTCGGGAGGAATTATTTCACCTCTTCAAAATCAACATCAGTAACAGCATCACCTGCGGCACCTTGTGGGTTGCCTGCAGCTTGTTCTGCACCTGGTTGAGCTTGTCCGCCATCAGCTGAAGCTTTGTACATATCTTCTGATGCAGCGTTCCATGCATTTTGCAATTCAGCTTGTACAGCGTCAATGTCGGCTATGTTTTTAGCAGAGTAAGCTGCTTTCAATTTTTCTAAGCCGCTTTCGATAGGCGCTTTTTTATCAGCAGGGATTTTATC
Proteins encoded in this window:
- a CDS encoding glycoside hydrolase family 65 protein, which codes for MKNYIQADEWNIIEEGFDPHLNKISESIFSLGNGHMGQRANFEEAYSGETLQGNYVAGVYYPDKTRVGWWKNGYPEYFAKVLNAANWIGIDIVIDGIQLDLSQCKVISFKRVLNMQQGYLERFFVAELSNGNQVSVAAKRFCSIVDEEAGAIRYSITPLNFSGEVKIMPFIDGDVSNYDANYDEKFWDHVDQQAAGLDTYLMLETRKTNFVVCTGSRFAVHQNGQLVAVEAQPILKDKYVASVFTLNLVQGQETVIYKYAANVSSQNYAPEDLPGACKAVIDRVAAKGFETMLQEQADAWQKKWDESDIVIEGDVSAQQGIRFNIFQLSQTYTGKDARLNIGPKGFTGEKYGGSTYWDTEAYCVPFYLATAPQQVTKNLLVYRYNQLGKAIENATKLGFNKGAALYPMVTMNGEECHNEWEITFEEIHRNGAIAYAIFNYIRYTGDQDYLVDYGLEVLIGIARFWKQRVNWSNAKKQYVMLGVTGPNEYENNINNNWYTSTLATWCMGYAIEALNYVKAQAADKCQALLGRLNFNEADETGAWQHIIDNMYYAEDKEHGIYLQQDGFLDKEIIHVKDLDPSQRPLNQKWSWDRILRSCFIKQADVLQGFYFFRDQYDIDTLRRNYNFYEPLTVHESSLSPCIHAILASRLDLADDAYNFYLRTSRLDLDDYNNDTEDGLHITSMAGTWMSVVEGFAGMHVQDDTLKFEPFLPAKWKSFSFNVGFRKNTLNVKIVADGVRITNLSGSALSVNVFDKPVLIEAGAEAFVVR